One segment of Curtobacterium poinsettiae DNA contains the following:
- a CDS encoding DUF3027 domain-containing protein, whose protein sequence is MTESETAGAETAPDAVSVDAASVDAASIDAASVDYTDLAREALLEVTPESTVGAPVGTVDEGDGVVSVLFANRLPGYPGWRWTVSVAKVGDDEPTVLEVELMPGDGSLVAPEWVPWSERLAEYRAAQEHEGEDGTGDASDEDSDEDYDDESDDDEDDDESDDDDEDSDEDEDYDDSDDEDDDDSDEDDDDEFDADEDDLDESDDDDIEGVDVDALADVSDTDTDTDSAAAASAAEDEAPQPARRRRARRVQPFEPDADLEVDQLDAGETDPGFHRA, encoded by the coding sequence ATGACCGAGTCCGAGACAGCAGGGGCCGAGACGGCTCCCGACGCAGTGTCCGTCGACGCAGCGTCCGTCGACGCAGCGTCCATCGACGCAGCGTCAGTTGACTACACCGACCTGGCGCGCGAGGCGTTGCTCGAGGTCACCCCGGAGTCGACCGTCGGTGCCCCCGTCGGCACGGTGGACGAAGGGGACGGCGTCGTGTCCGTCCTGTTCGCCAACCGGCTGCCCGGCTACCCCGGGTGGCGGTGGACCGTCAGCGTCGCCAAGGTCGGCGACGACGAACCGACCGTGCTCGAGGTCGAGCTGATGCCCGGGGACGGCTCGCTCGTCGCGCCGGAGTGGGTGCCGTGGTCCGAGCGGCTGGCCGAGTACCGGGCGGCGCAGGAGCACGAGGGCGAGGACGGCACCGGGGACGCGTCGGACGAGGACTCGGACGAGGACTACGACGACGAGTCGGATGACGATGAGGACGACGACGAGTCCGACGATGACGACGAGGACTCGGACGAGGACGAGGACTACGACGACTCGGACGACGAGGACGACGACGACTCGGACGAGGACGACGACGACGAGTTCGACGCGGACGAGGACGACCTCGACGAGTCGGACGACGACGACATCGAGGGTGTGGACGTCGATGCGCTCGCCGACGTGAGCGACACCGACACCGACACTGACAGCGCCGCCGCTGCATCGGCCGCCGAGGACGAGGCCCCGCAACCGGCCCGTCGTCGCCGTGCCCGTCGCGTGCAGCCGTTCGAGCCCGACGCCGATCTCGAGGTCGACCAGCTCGACGCCGGCGAGACCGACCCGGGCTTCCACCGCGCCTGA